The Sporosarcina luteola genome contains a region encoding:
- a CDS encoding ABC transporter permease — MSNRVIKILVPAISIILGLLVGAVVMLFSGYDPVAGYIALWNGIFGDSYAIGETIRQISPYILAGLAVAFAFRTGLFNIGVEGQLMVGWFASAYVGAAFELPMYIHLPFALLAAALAGALWGLVPGILKATLRVHEVIVTIMMNYVALHVVNALIKTVSGGSYKTDKIQPTASLRSEFLSNLTDYSTLHFGIFVALAMVIVMWFILEKTKTGFELKSVGFNQNASHYSGMNVNKNIILSMVISGAFAGLGGAMEGLGTFGSMTNQGGFTGIGFDGIAVALLGANSPLGVIFGASLFGSLKYGANNMPNAASIPLEIVSIVIALIIFFVACGYIIRVALERLNKKKEAK; from the coding sequence ATGTCTAATAGAGTGATCAAAATTTTAGTACCGGCCATTTCGATCATCCTAGGTTTACTCGTAGGAGCAGTCGTCATGCTATTCAGCGGCTACGACCCTGTGGCCGGATATATAGCATTATGGAATGGTATTTTCGGAGATAGCTATGCTATCGGTGAAACAATCCGGCAGATCAGTCCGTATATCCTTGCGGGGCTGGCAGTCGCATTCGCTTTCCGAACAGGGCTTTTTAACATTGGTGTCGAAGGGCAGCTTATGGTCGGATGGTTTGCCTCCGCATATGTCGGTGCTGCGTTTGAATTGCCGATGTACATTCATTTGCCTTTCGCCCTATTGGCTGCTGCCTTGGCGGGCGCGCTATGGGGCTTGGTGCCCGGCATATTGAAAGCGACATTACGTGTCCATGAAGTAATTGTCACAATCATGATGAACTATGTTGCACTTCATGTCGTGAACGCATTAATCAAAACAGTATCCGGCGGAAGCTACAAGACGGATAAAATACAACCGACGGCTTCTTTGCGCTCGGAATTCCTTTCTAACTTGACCGATTACTCTACTCTCCATTTTGGAATTTTCGTGGCACTTGCCATGGTAATCGTCATGTGGTTTATTCTTGAGAAGACAAAAACCGGTTTCGAATTGAAGTCGGTAGGATTTAACCAGAACGCATCCCATTATTCCGGGATGAACGTAAATAAAAACATCATTTTGTCCATGGTCATCTCAGGTGCTTTTGCAGGACTTGGAGGCGCCATGGAAGGCCTAGGCACTTTTGGAAGCATGACGAACCAAGGCGGGTTCACTGGAATCGGGTTTGACGGGATCGCCGTAGCTTTACTCGGTGCCAACTCCCCACTCGGCGTCATCTTCGGTGCATCATTGTTCGGTTCATTGAAATACGGAGCGAATAATATGCCGAATGCGGCTAGCATTCCACTAGAAATCGTTTCAATCGTCATTGCACTTATCATCTTCTTCGTTGCGTGCGGATATATTATCCGGGTAGCGCTCGAACGATTGAATAAGAAAAAGGAGGCGAAATGA
- a CDS encoding ABC transporter ATP-binding protein → MEYVIEMLNITKQFGNFRANDNITLQLGKGEIHALLGENGAGKTTLMNVLFGLYQPEEGEIRVNGEKVNITSPNVANDLGIGMVHQHFMLVENLTVTENIILGNEPKKMGIVDSKGAAKKVAEISKTYGLNVDPYAKIEDISVGMQQRVEILKTLYRGANILIFDEPTASLTPQEIQELIGIMKKLITEGKSIILITHKLQEIMDVSDRVTVIRKGQGIGTVVTSETNPEELATLMVGRQVTFKTEKGPANPQEDVLNIENLVVLDYRGIEKVKGLNLSVRKGEIVGLAGIDGNGQSELIEAIAGLRKVKSGKITINSKDITSLKTRKITESGLGHIPQDRHKHGLVLDFSVGYNAALQEYYHPPYSKNGLMHYDVVSEKAKKIIEEYDVRTQGEHELARALSGGNQQKLIIGREVSRDPDLLIAALPTRGLDVGAIEFIHKRLIEQRDKGKAVFLISFELDEVMNVSDRIAVIHDGQIVDTVIPSETTEKELGLLMAGHSKEAKVGADRDV, encoded by the coding sequence TTGGAATATGTCATTGAGATGTTGAACATTACAAAGCAATTCGGTAATTTCCGGGCGAATGACAACATCACCCTGCAATTGGGGAAAGGGGAGATCCATGCGCTTCTAGGTGAAAATGGAGCAGGGAAAACCACTTTGATGAATGTGTTGTTCGGGCTGTATCAACCCGAAGAGGGAGAAATACGCGTCAATGGGGAAAAGGTCAATATTACAAGTCCGAATGTTGCAAACGACCTTGGAATTGGAATGGTTCATCAACATTTCATGCTCGTCGAGAATTTGACGGTTACTGAAAATATCATTTTAGGCAATGAACCGAAAAAGATGGGTATCGTCGATAGTAAAGGCGCAGCAAAGAAAGTTGCGGAGATTTCCAAAACGTACGGATTGAATGTCGATCCCTACGCAAAAATTGAAGATATTTCGGTCGGAATGCAACAACGAGTGGAAATTCTGAAAACATTATATCGTGGTGCAAATATACTAATCTTTGATGAACCGACGGCTTCTTTAACTCCTCAGGAAATACAGGAATTAATTGGAATTATGAAGAAACTAATTACTGAAGGTAAGTCAATTATCCTGATCACCCATAAACTTCAAGAGATCATGGATGTATCCGACCGGGTTACTGTAATCCGTAAAGGGCAGGGGATAGGTACGGTTGTCACATCTGAAACGAATCCTGAAGAACTTGCAACGTTAATGGTAGGAAGGCAAGTTACATTCAAGACGGAAAAAGGTCCTGCAAATCCGCAGGAAGATGTATTGAACATTGAAAATCTTGTTGTCTTGGATTATAGAGGGATCGAAAAAGTTAAAGGGTTGAATCTATCAGTCCGAAAAGGCGAGATTGTCGGCCTGGCCGGAATCGATGGAAATGGACAGTCTGAATTAATTGAAGCGATTGCCGGCCTGCGGAAAGTGAAGAGTGGAAAGATCACCATCAATTCCAAAGATATTACCTCTTTGAAAACGAGAAAAATAACGGAATCGGGTTTAGGCCATATCCCGCAAGATCGTCATAAACATGGGCTTGTACTTGACTTTTCTGTCGGCTACAATGCTGCATTACAGGAATATTACCACCCACCCTATTCAAAAAATGGCCTCATGCATTATGACGTAGTGTCAGAAAAGGCAAAGAAAATCATTGAGGAGTATGACGTAAGAACACAAGGTGAACACGAGCTTGCCCGGGCGTTGTCGGGAGGGAATCAGCAGAAGCTGATTATCGGACGTGAAGTTTCACGTGACCCTGACTTGCTTATTGCGGCATTGCCGACAAGAGGTTTAGATGTCGGGGCAATTGAATTTATCCATAAAAGGTTAATTGAACAGCGTGATAAAGGGAAGGCGGTTTTCCTCATTTCCTTTGAGCTTGATGAAGTCATGAACGTATCTGACCGGATTGCAGTCATCCATGATGGCCAAATCGTCGATACGGTCATCCCTTCGGAAACGACCGAAAAGGAGCTAGGTCTATTAATGGCTGGGCATTCAAAGGAAGCGAAAGTAGGTGCGGATCGAGATGTCTAA
- a CDS encoding BMP family lipoprotein: MSKRKYGLALSLVLAAGTLLGACGTEKEKTTSKGGNESEFSLAMVTDVGGIDDKSFNQSAWKGIKDFGEANGLSEGDGGYAYLQSKGEADYTSNLNALTRRDFDLVFGVGFMMEEAINTIAGQQADTNFGIIDGVVDQPNVASILFKEQEGAFLAGVAAALMTKSDKIGFVGGMEIPVIERFEAGFVAGVAAVKPDIKVDVKYTGAFDKAELGKAEAGRMYSSGVDIIFHAAGGTGNGVFTEAKERKAADKDAYVWVIGVDSDQYDEGQVGDDNITLTSMLKRVDVAVQDIAKLAQEGKFPGGETKVYGLEDDGVTLADSRGAIPQDVMDKVEDFKKKIASGEIEVPEFVE, from the coding sequence GTGAGCAAACGTAAATACGGTCTTGCATTATCATTGGTACTAGCAGCCGGCACATTACTTGGTGCATGCGGCACAGAAAAAGAAAAAACAACTTCTAAGGGTGGAAACGAATCAGAGTTTTCACTAGCAATGGTCACGGATGTCGGCGGGATTGACGACAAATCGTTCAACCAATCCGCTTGGAAAGGTATCAAAGATTTCGGTGAGGCTAATGGTTTGAGTGAAGGAGACGGCGGATACGCATACCTTCAATCAAAAGGTGAAGCAGATTACACGTCCAACTTGAATGCGCTTACCCGCCGTGACTTCGATCTTGTTTTCGGTGTCGGATTCATGATGGAAGAAGCTATCAATACAATTGCTGGACAACAAGCTGATACAAACTTTGGAATCATCGATGGTGTTGTTGATCAGCCGAACGTGGCAAGCATTCTGTTCAAAGAACAAGAAGGTGCATTCCTTGCTGGTGTTGCTGCTGCATTGATGACAAAATCGGATAAAATCGGTTTCGTCGGCGGTATGGAAATTCCTGTTATTGAGCGCTTTGAAGCTGGATTTGTTGCGGGCGTTGCAGCAGTAAAACCGGATATCAAAGTAGATGTGAAATATACTGGAGCATTTGACAAAGCTGAGCTTGGGAAAGCGGAAGCTGGCCGTATGTATTCATCTGGCGTAGATATTATCTTCCACGCAGCTGGTGGTACAGGAAACGGTGTCTTCACGGAAGCGAAAGAGCGTAAAGCTGCTGACAAAGATGCTTACGTATGGGTAATCGGTGTTGACTCCGATCAATATGACGAAGGTCAAGTCGGCGATGACAATATTACGTTAACTTCAATGCTTAAACGCGTTGATGTAGCGGTTCAAGACATTGCGAAGCTTGCCCAGGAAGGCAAATTCCCAGGCGGTGAAACGAAAGTATACGGTCTTGAAGATGACGGTGTTACATTGGCGGATTCCCGAGGTGCGATTCCTCAAGATGTAATGGATAAAGTGGAAGATTTCAAGAAGAAAATTGCTTCTGGTGAAATTGAAGTACCTGAGTTCGTTGAATAA
- a CDS encoding GntR family transcriptional regulator: MVVKTDHRHLYVQVIERLKEDIDSGVFKENERFPSEFELARTLGVSRATLREALRVLEEEKVIVRKHGVGTFVNPRPLFSSGIEQLSSVSSMICDAGMVPGTIFMEVQEDLPNDEMIGKFECDENDSLVTIKRVRTADGEPVVYCIDHVLAKNLDGGSDVVLNESIFDLIEKSGQIRIAQAVANIEPVGYDDEASSILRCGVDIPLLVLLQHHYSEEGEMVLYSKNYFRADKFSFHVVRKRV, from the coding sequence ATGGTGGTGAAAACGGATCATAGGCATTTGTATGTTCAAGTGATCGAGCGGCTGAAAGAAGATATCGATTCCGGGGTCTTCAAGGAGAACGAGAGGTTTCCCTCCGAATTTGAACTTGCCAGAACGCTTGGCGTAAGCAGGGCGACGCTTCGGGAAGCGCTCCGTGTCCTTGAAGAAGAGAAAGTCATCGTCAGAAAACACGGTGTCGGTACTTTTGTGAATCCGCGGCCATTATTTTCATCCGGAATTGAGCAGCTGTCAAGCGTCTCTTCCATGATATGTGATGCAGGAATGGTTCCTGGCACGATTTTTATGGAGGTGCAAGAGGATCTCCCAAATGATGAAATGATTGGAAAGTTCGAATGCGATGAAAATGATAGTCTAGTTACAATTAAAAGAGTTAGGACTGCAGACGGCGAGCCAGTCGTTTATTGCATTGATCATGTACTAGCGAAAAATCTAGACGGAGGTTCGGATGTCGTACTGAACGAATCGATTTTTGATTTGATTGAGAAATCCGGCCAGATCAGGATTGCACAGGCTGTGGCGAACATCGAACCTGTCGGCTATGATGATGAAGCATCGTCCATACTTAGATGTGGAGTGGACATCCCCCTCCTTGTATTGCTTCAACATCATTATAGTGAGGAAGGCGAAATGGTCCTTTACTCCAAAAACTATTTCAGAGCTGATAAGTTCAGCTTCCATGTCGTACGAAAAAGGGTATAA
- a CDS encoding DNA translocase FtsK, with the protein MSKKTKKKRKAAALKKKNEGLHPLLYEVAGLTMIGFAIMIIFEFGIVGRGLSSFTRLLFGNWHGAIPLLLIVQALLFMVKRKTVGWKNRIVGGSLFILASLLLFSHIYLFKGLYESKVLMSNSAFKETWKVLVTNEGIVSRSGTLGGGLAGAMLFALFHSLFDSAGATVAGVLLLLIGIVLLTGKALVPYIAELYPKLLASLKSKTERKEIKTPKKGNQTALSRTAKRSKRPSAVVDEQLDTGTVATIEEQEEIQSKPIISAFNERIEPALTNDEHAAVIEKEAEALPATEPDSGDDPAISIISGEEENVSYILPPPSLLKQTPANDQSAEYDSIHANAQKLERTFLSFGVKAKVTQVHLGPAVTKYEVLPDTGVKVSRIVSLADDIALALAASDIRIEAPIPGKSAVGIEVPNKSVAIVSLREVIDSKENNRPDSKLSIVLGRDVTGQAMMAELNKMPHVLVAGSTGSGKSVCINGIIISILMRAKPHEVKMMMIDPKMVELNVYNGVPHLLAPVVTDPRKASQALKKVVSEMERRYELFSHTGTRNIEGYNEHIEQWNEENEEKHPRMPYIVVIVDELADLMMVASSDVEDSITRLAQMARAAGIHLIIATQRPSVDVITGIIKANIPSRIAFAVSSAVDSRTILDGGGAEKLLGRGDMLFLPAGASKPVRVQGAFVSDQEVEAVVDFVIEQQKAQYQEEMIPTEVEEVQPYEETDELYDDAVQLVTEMQTASVSMLQRRFRIGYSRAARIVDQMEMRGIVGPPEGSKPRQVLTSTVDSDYHA; encoded by the coding sequence ATGTCTAAAAAAACGAAGAAAAAAAGAAAGGCGGCCGCATTAAAAAAGAAAAATGAAGGCCTCCACCCATTACTCTACGAAGTAGCCGGTTTGACGATGATCGGCTTTGCAATTATGATCATTTTTGAATTTGGCATCGTCGGGAGAGGTCTATCCTCTTTTACAAGACTGCTATTCGGGAATTGGCATGGAGCTATTCCCCTTCTGTTGATCGTACAGGCGTTGTTGTTCATGGTGAAACGGAAGACGGTCGGATGGAAAAACCGGATTGTCGGAGGAAGCTTATTCATACTGGCAAGTTTGCTATTATTCAGCCACATCTATTTGTTCAAGGGATTATATGAGAGCAAAGTGCTTATGTCGAATTCGGCTTTTAAAGAGACGTGGAAAGTACTTGTTACGAACGAAGGGATCGTGTCAAGAAGCGGAACCCTCGGTGGAGGATTGGCGGGAGCGATGCTTTTTGCGCTCTTCCATTCGTTATTCGATTCGGCTGGAGCGACAGTAGCAGGAGTACTCCTGTTATTGATAGGTATTGTTCTACTCACTGGAAAGGCACTCGTTCCATATATTGCGGAACTTTATCCGAAGTTACTCGCTTCATTAAAATCCAAAACAGAACGGAAAGAAATAAAAACACCTAAAAAAGGAAATCAAACTGCACTCTCAAGGACGGCGAAGCGTTCTAAAAGGCCGTCTGCCGTTGTGGATGAGCAGCTGGATACTGGAACCGTTGCCACTATTGAGGAACAGGAAGAAATCCAGTCGAAACCGATCATTTCCGCCTTCAATGAACGGATAGAGCCGGCATTGACCAATGATGAGCATGCAGCGGTTATCGAAAAGGAAGCAGAGGCACTGCCAGCTACTGAACCGGATAGCGGTGACGATCCGGCTATTTCGATCATATCCGGCGAGGAGGAAAATGTTTCTTACATTCTGCCCCCGCCGTCATTACTTAAACAAACGCCTGCTAATGATCAATCTGCAGAATACGACTCCATTCACGCAAATGCGCAAAAACTAGAACGGACATTTTTAAGCTTTGGCGTGAAAGCGAAAGTAACCCAGGTCCATTTAGGGCCAGCTGTGACGAAATATGAAGTGCTTCCTGACACAGGCGTTAAGGTGAGCAGGATCGTCAGCCTGGCAGATGATATCGCGCTTGCTCTCGCGGCTAGCGATATAAGAATAGAAGCACCGATTCCTGGAAAATCGGCGGTGGGAATAGAAGTGCCAAATAAATCGGTTGCAATTGTCAGTTTACGGGAAGTGATCGATTCGAAGGAAAATAATCGACCTGATTCGAAGCTGAGCATCGTCCTCGGCAGAGATGTGACAGGCCAGGCAATGATGGCCGAATTGAACAAAATGCCGCACGTCCTCGTTGCAGGGTCGACAGGAAGCGGGAAAAGCGTGTGCATCAATGGAATCATCATTAGTATCTTAATGCGCGCCAAGCCGCATGAAGTGAAGATGATGATGATCGACCCGAAAATGGTTGAATTGAATGTCTACAACGGAGTTCCGCATTTGTTGGCGCCTGTCGTGACCGATCCTCGGAAAGCCTCCCAGGCATTGAAGAAGGTCGTTTCTGAAATGGAAAGAAGGTACGAGCTATTTTCCCATACAGGCACTCGGAATATTGAAGGATATAATGAACATATCGAACAGTGGAATGAGGAAAATGAAGAAAAGCATCCACGTATGCCATATATTGTGGTCATTGTCGATGAGCTAGCCGACTTGATGATGGTCGCTTCAAGCGATGTGGAAGATTCCATTACGCGCCTCGCCCAAATGGCACGTGCTGCCGGAATACATTTGATCATCGCTACACAACGCCCAAGCGTCGATGTCATAACAGGTATCATTAAAGCGAATATCCCTTCACGAATCGCTTTTGCTGTATCTTCTGCCGTCGATTCAAGGACGATTTTGGACGGGGGTGGAGCAGAAAAACTGTTAGGACGCGGGGATATGCTGTTTCTGCCTGCAGGCGCATCCAAGCCTGTCAGAGTCCAGGGAGCTTTCGTATCAGATCAGGAAGTTGAGGCTGTCGTTGATTTTGTTATTGAGCAGCAAAAGGCGCAATACCAAGAGGAAATGATACCGACAGAGGTGGAAGAGGTCCAGCCATATGAGGAGACGGATGAACTCTATGATGATGCCGTCCAACTCGTCACGGAAATGCAGACTGCATCCGTTTCAATGCTGCAGCGCCGTTTCCGGATCGGCTATTCTAGGGCGGCAAGAATAGTTGACCAAATGGAGATGAGGGGCATCGTAGGTCCTCCGGAGGGCAGCAAGCCGAGACAAGTCCTGACATCTACCGTCGACTCGGACTATCATGCATGA
- a CDS encoding ribonuclease J, protein MAKTKNEVIKVIPLGGVGEIGKAMYVIEIDDELFIVDAGLMFPEGEMLGIDIVIPDLTYIEENKDRVKGIFLTHGHEDAIGSIAYLLQKVQAPVYGSKLTLALAKEHLKEMPAPAGVKFFEVTNKSRMNFKKTYVTFFHTTHSIPDSLGIVFHTSEGAIVHTGEFKFDQSAKGKYRPDFAKMAALGEEGVFILMSDSNEAERPGYTTSETVIEDRLSTTFHGAEGRILVALYASNFIRIQQVFDKALETGKKVAVVGKSLESYFEVGMRLGYLQIDEETVISVKDIGKYSDDQIVIIVTGNQGEPLEALEKIVRKHHKDIKIKETDTVLITFTPSPSMEVSMYQMANELAKAGANVLTASKNVHVSGHGSQEDLKMMLNLMQPKYFIPIQGEYKMLIAHSKLAQQVGLQKSQIFIADKGDIVEYKNDKMRMSGRVQAGNILIDGIGVGDVGNIVLRDRKLLSQDGIFTVVITLSRRQKRIAAGPEIVSRGFVYVRESEELLEESRNLVRKIVEKYVNKDTFEWTNIKQEIRDTLSSYLFQQTKRRPMIIPIIMEY, encoded by the coding sequence GTGGCAAAAACCAAAAATGAAGTAATAAAAGTAATTCCGTTAGGAGGGGTCGGGGAAATCGGAAAAGCGATGTATGTCATCGAAATCGACGACGAACTATTCATTGTCGATGCGGGACTCATGTTCCCTGAAGGGGAAATGCTTGGAATTGACATCGTCATTCCGGACCTGACTTATATCGAGGAAAATAAAGATCGGGTTAAAGGGATCTTCTTGACGCATGGACACGAAGATGCAATCGGATCTATCGCCTATCTTCTACAAAAAGTGCAGGCTCCAGTATATGGTTCCAAACTGACACTCGCACTCGCCAAAGAGCATTTGAAAGAGATGCCGGCACCAGCAGGCGTTAAATTTTTTGAAGTGACGAATAAAAGCAGGATGAATTTCAAAAAGACCTATGTGACGTTCTTCCATACGACACATAGCATTCCAGATTCCCTTGGCATCGTCTTCCATACGAGTGAGGGCGCAATTGTCCATACGGGCGAGTTCAAATTCGATCAATCAGCAAAAGGGAAATATCGTCCCGATTTCGCAAAAATGGCAGCTCTTGGCGAAGAAGGAGTCTTCATTTTGATGTCCGATTCGAATGAAGCTGAACGTCCGGGCTATACAACATCCGAAACCGTCATTGAGGATCGGTTGTCAACTACATTCCATGGCGCGGAAGGGCGTATTCTCGTTGCGCTGTATGCATCCAATTTCATTCGAATTCAACAGGTTTTCGATAAAGCACTCGAAACAGGCAAGAAAGTCGCTGTCGTAGGCAAGAGCTTGGAAAGCTATTTCGAAGTCGGTATGCGTTTAGGGTATTTGCAAATTGACGAAGAAACGGTCATTTCCGTAAAAGATATCGGGAAGTATTCCGATGATCAAATCGTCATCATCGTAACGGGCAATCAAGGTGAACCACTCGAGGCGCTCGAAAAAATCGTCCGCAAACATCATAAGGATATTAAAATTAAAGAGACTGACACAGTCCTGATTACCTTCACACCATCTCCGAGCATGGAAGTATCCATGTATCAGATGGCGAATGAGCTGGCGAAAGCCGGGGCAAACGTCCTCACTGCTTCGAAGAATGTCCATGTGTCCGGACACGGCAGCCAGGAAGATTTGAAAATGATGTTAAATCTTATGCAACCGAAGTATTTCATTCCAATACAAGGTGAGTATAAAATGCTGATTGCACATTCAAAGCTCGCACAGCAGGTTGGATTGCAAAAGTCCCAGATCTTCATTGCGGATAAAGGGGACATCGTCGAATATAAAAACGACAAGATGAGAATGAGCGGCCGTGTACAAGCAGGGAATATCCTCATTGACGGAATTGGAGTGGGAGATGTCGGCAATATCGTCTTGCGGGACAGGAAGCTGTTGTCACAAGATGGCATTTTCACTGTCGTCATTACGTTAAGCCGGAGACAGAAAAGAATTGCTGCAGGTCCCGAAATCGTCTCCCGCGGCTTCGTCTATGTAAGAGAGTCCGAGGAACTGCTCGAAGAGTCGAGGAACCTCGTGAGGAAAATCGTGGAAAAGTATGTGAATAAAGATACGTTCGAATGGACAAACATAAAGCAAGAGATCCGTGATACATTAAGCTCCTATTTATTCCAACAGACGAAAAGAAGACCGATGATCATTCCAATCATCATGGAGTATTAA
- the dapA gene encoding 4-hydroxy-tetrahydrodipicolinate synthase, giving the protein MELGQIGTAMVTPFSKSGAIDFDLTEQLIEHLIATGTDSLIVCGTTGESPTLNHQEKSELFKYAIEIVRKRIPVIAGTGTFNTAETIKLTKQADELGADGIMLVTPYYNKPDQKGIITHFTHIAKETDLPILLYNIPGRAAVNMEAETVIELSKIKNIRAVKEASGSLDQMSDIISGTDKTFKVYSGDDALTLPLLSIGGDGVISVASHLVGVEMQQMINAFKAGNTAKAATMHRTLLPLFHAVFSAPNPVPVKYALNKLGIETGGVRMPLTAFGKDSTAFDEVWNKFINNEHVFR; this is encoded by the coding sequence TTGGAACTTGGACAAATAGGCACAGCGATGGTCACTCCTTTTTCTAAGTCTGGAGCAATCGATTTTGACTTGACGGAACAGCTGATCGAGCATTTGATCGCAACGGGGACGGATTCCTTAATCGTCTGTGGTACAACGGGGGAATCACCCACGTTAAATCATCAAGAGAAATCGGAACTATTCAAATATGCAATTGAAATCGTCAGGAAAAGGATTCCCGTCATTGCAGGAACTGGAACCTTCAATACCGCGGAAACAATCAAATTGACAAAACAGGCAGATGAGCTTGGTGCAGACGGAATCATGCTAGTGACTCCCTATTACAATAAGCCGGACCAAAAAGGGATAATCACGCATTTTACCCATATTGCAAAAGAGACGGACCTGCCTATTCTTCTCTATAACATCCCCGGCAGAGCCGCGGTCAATATGGAGGCAGAAACCGTCATTGAATTATCGAAAATCAAGAATATCCGGGCTGTCAAGGAAGCGAGTGGCAGCCTCGATCAAATGTCAGATATCATATCTGGAACGGACAAAACGTTCAAAGTGTACAGCGGAGACGATGCATTGACATTGCCGTTATTATCCATAGGCGGGGACGGAGTCATTTCAGTCGCTTCCCATCTCGTGGGTGTCGAAATGCAGCAAATGATCAATGCCTTCAAAGCTGGTAATACGGCAAAGGCTGCAACGATGCACAGAACATTGCTGCCATTATTCCATGCCGTATTTTCCGCACCGAATCCCGTCCCTGTCAAATATGCCCTTAACAAGTTGGGGATTGAAACGGGTGGCGTCAGAATGCCGTTGACAGCTTTCGGAAAAGACTCCACCGCCTTCGACGAAGTATGGAATAAGTTCATAAATAACGAGCATGTTTTTCGCTAA
- a CDS encoding aspartate-semialdehyde dehydrogenase, with product MNRENLNVAIVGATGAVGTKILEKLLERNFPAKSIKLLASKRSAGMEITAGAQTYIVEETVPESFEGVDIAFFSAGGSISQKFAHEAVKRGAVVIDNTSAFRMDENIPLVVPEVNPHTLKSHSGIIANPNCSTIQMVAALQPVKEKFGLNRIIVSTYQAVSGAGAEAIDELDQQSTQFADRANIKAELLPSASAERHYPIAFNVIPQIDVFDESGYTLEELKMMNETKKIFGDQQMAVTATCVRLPVVTGHSESVYIETDDENATVADIRSAMENAPGVIVQDDPSSQLYPMPLFAEGKDEIFVGRIRKDPKHPAGFHMWIVSDNLLKGAALNSVQIAEELIKS from the coding sequence ATGAATAGAGAAAATTTGAATGTAGCAATCGTTGGAGCAACTGGAGCGGTTGGAACTAAAATCCTTGAAAAGCTTTTAGAACGGAATTTCCCTGCTAAGTCGATTAAATTGCTAGCTTCGAAGCGTTCGGCAGGAATGGAAATTACTGCCGGAGCTCAAACATATATTGTCGAAGAAACGGTTCCCGAATCTTTTGAGGGCGTCGACATCGCATTTTTCAGTGCAGGAGGTTCCATCTCTCAAAAGTTTGCGCACGAAGCGGTAAAACGCGGTGCGGTTGTCATTGATAATACTAGTGCATTCAGGATGGATGAAAACATTCCGCTCGTCGTTCCTGAAGTGAATCCACATACATTGAAGAGTCATTCAGGAATCATCGCGAACCCGAACTGTTCCACGATTCAAATGGTTGCAGCGCTTCAGCCGGTCAAAGAGAAATTTGGCCTCAACCGAATCATCGTATCGACGTATCAAGCGGTTTCAGGAGCGGGTGCTGAAGCGATTGATGAACTAGACCAGCAGAGTACGCAATTTGCGGACCGTGCAAACATTAAAGCAGAATTGCTTCCAAGCGCTTCTGCAGAACGCCATTATCCGATCGCGTTCAACGTCATTCCACAAATCGATGTTTTCGATGAATCGGGGTACACTTTAGAGGAACTGAAAATGATGAACGAAACGAAAAAGATATTCGGCGATCAGCAGATGGCTGTCACTGCCACATGCGTCCGGTTGCCTGTCGTCACAGGGCATTCGGAATCCGTGTATATCGAAACGGATGATGAAAATGCAACCGTTGCCGATATCCGTTCCGCAATGGAAAATGCACCGGGTGTTATCGTCCAGGATGACCCCTCTTCACAATTGTATCCGATGCCGTTATTCGCTGAAGGGAAAGATGAGATTTTCGTCGGCCGCATCCGCAAAGATCCGAAACATCCTGCCGGTTTCCATATGTGGATCGTTTCAGATAACTTGTTGAAAGGCGCGGCGCTGAATTCGGTTCAAATCGCTGAGGAATTGATTAAAAGCTGA
- a CDS encoding dipicolinate synthase subunit B has product MLQGKRIGLGITASHCTYDQILPVISNLQENGATVVPVITHSVLTAATRFGTGDEWIARIEEATGEKVISTIVGAEPFGPSSPVDCMIIAPMTGNSISKFANAATDSPVLMAAKATLRNGSPVLLGISTNDALGLNGPNIMKLLNMKNVYFIPFGQDDPFKKPNSLISDFTLMVPAAAAALERRQLQPLLIIHK; this is encoded by the coding sequence ATGCTACAGGGGAAAAGAATCGGTCTTGGAATTACGGCCTCCCATTGTACGTATGACCAAATATTACCCGTCATTAGCAATTTGCAAGAAAACGGGGCGACCGTCGTTCCTGTCATTACGCATTCCGTGCTCACTGCTGCGACGCGGTTCGGTACAGGCGATGAATGGATCGCAAGAATTGAAGAAGCAACAGGCGAAAAAGTCATCTCCACAATAGTAGGAGCTGAGCCGTTCGGTCCAAGTTCCCCAGTCGATTGCATGATCATTGCGCCGATGACTGGAAATTCAATCAGCAAATTCGCTAATGCTGCTACGGATTCACCTGTATTGATGGCAGCAAAAGCCACTTTACGGAATGGCAGTCCGGTGCTGCTCGGCATTTCAACAAATGACGCATTAGGATTGAATGGGCCAAACATCATGAAGTTATTAAACATGAAGAATGTATATTTCATTCCATTCGGTCAAGATGATCCTTTTAAAAAGCCGAACTCATTAATCTCCGATTTTACATTGATGGTACCAGCCGCGGCGGCAGCCCTCGAACGCCGACAACTACAACCACTTTTAATTATTCATAAATAA